The genomic stretch GGTCAGGAAGCTTACGGATCTCTTCATTCACGACGCCGTAGCTGAACATCCCGAAAGCCTGGTGAAATGGGGCGGGAACGCCCTGGACGGCTTTTTCGACATGGGAATCGACGAGTCCTTGATAGAAATGAAGGAAGAGCAGTTGATCATCAGGGAGCGGGACTTCAAGTGGCCCCAGGAGTTCCACGATATCCGGGTCCTCAATACCATCCAGGTCATCAACAACGAGATCACCCCGATCACCGAGGTGACAGACATCGTTGATAAAACCCTGAAGCTTTCAGGACGGCGACTTAAGGAGGAGACCGCCGGGGCGCTGGCGCTGACCGAGGAGGAGAAATACCAGCGGGACTACACCCGATTCTTTTCAAAGGATGAATCGAAGGAGCAGCGTTTCGGGTGGCCGAAGCTGACCATCGGCTCGAGAAAAACCGGCGTGCTCCTGATACACGGGTACATGGCCAGCCCCGAAGAGATGCGCCCCCTGCACGAGAGCCTTGTCCAGGACGGATACACGGTCTATTCCGTCAGGCTGGCGGGGCACGGCACATCCCCCTTCGATCTGGATACCCGAAGCTGGGAGGAGTGGTATCGCTCGGTACGGGTCGGGGTGAGCGTGATCACCAACCTGACGGATCGCTTTTTCGTATGCGGATTTTCCATGGGGGGGCTCTTGGCGTGGCACCTGGCGGCCCAGGGTCACCCGAAGTTATCGGGGATCGCATCGATTTCGGCGGCGATGAAGCTGGTGAACAGATCATCGATGCTTGCCCCGGCCATCGATTTTGTCGGCGGCGTCATGAAATTCTTCGGCGCCAAGAAGGGGCCGGTGCAGTTCGTAAAGAACAACCCGGAAAATCCGCATATCAATTATTTCAAGAATCCGATTCACGGCATCGACCAGCTTCTGGAGCTCGCGGACGTCGTCAAGGGGGAGCTTTACCGGGTGGAGATACCGGCGTTGATTCTCCAGGGGGGAGGTGATCCCACGGTGGACCCGGAGAGCGCCGGGGAGTACTACAGCGCCATCAATTCGGACATCAAGGGGCTGGTCTGGATCGATTCCCCCTATCACGGCATCGTATACCGGGGAGGGGACGAGGTGATCGACCAGGTATTGCAGTTCATTCACGATCCAAAATCGGCGCGGGAGGATTCGCATCGGTGGATTCGGGGGTAGAGATCGCCCCCGTCATCCATGATCCATATCACGGAGGGCGTCGGGCGGGGCAGGGGAACCGGAAGCCGTCTTCCCGGTGCTCCACGACGGGGCGTTACCCCGCTTTGTAAAAGGAAACGACCCGGTCGATGAGCTTCTGGATATTTTCAGACATTGGGAGTTTCCTCGCCCTTTTGACCAATTCAGAGTCGTTGCTGTACAGGGCGCAGGAATTGATCATATCAGGCCGCATGGTCATGAAGAGCTTCATCCGCTCCTCCGGCGTCAAATCGTCCCCCAGGGCGGGGAAGGTTTCCCTGAACGCGGCGTACTGACCCTGAATGGAGCAGTAACAGGCTTCCATAACCAGGTTCGTCATATGAGTGCAGCCGATGCTTCCGCCGATGGTCTCCTCCATCAATACCGAAAGCCCCCGCTTGATCTCCAGCCCCACGGCCCGGGGGAGGGCCTCCAGGGCCTTTCCGCACTCCTCGTGTGGTATCCTGATCATATGCCCCCGTATGTCCAATATCTTCATCTTCGGCAGGCCCACGTCCACCTCAACCTTCATTTCGTGGACCCTGTCCTCCATGTGGACGAGAACCGTTATACCGCCGTCGATTGAGCGAATGGATATGTCTTTTTTCCGTCGGTAGATTACATCGGTCATGCTGTCGCCCCGAAGGGATGGCGGATAATGATGGTCTGCTCGCGGTCCGGACCCACCGATATGACGGCGGCGGGAACCCCCAGGAGATCCTCGATGGTTTTGATGTACCCCCGGGCGTTGGCGGGGAGGTCGTGTACGGAGCGGACATGGGAGATGTCCTCCGTCCATCCGGGGACCTCGATGTAGTCCGGGACGACCCGTTCGAGGCTTTTTGTATCGGCGGGAAAATCGGCGTGTTTTTCAGAGTCGATAGTATATGATGTACAGATGCGTATCGGATCGATTCCGCTCAAGACATCGAGCTTCGTGATGATCAGCCCGGACAGGCTGTTAAGGCGGACGGCGTGCCTGAGGGCCACCGCATCCAGCCAGCCGCAGCGGCGACGACGGCCGGTGGTGGCGCCGAATTCGCACCCCACCTCCTGGAGCTTGTCTCCCGTCGCATCGGTGAGTTCCGTGGGGAAGGGGCCGGAGCCGACCCGGGTGGTATATGCCTTGGTGATGCCGTAGACGTCGTCGATGTCCCTGGGACCCACGCCCGCTCCCACCGCCGCATTACCAGAGACGGTGTGGGACGAGGTGACGAAGGGGTAGGTGCCGTGATCGACATCCAACAATGTCCCCTGAGCGCCCTCGAACATGACGTTGTCCCCCGCTTCGATGCGGTGTCTGAGGATCGCCGACGTATTGGCAAGGTGCGGCACCATTTGATCGGCGGCGGTCATGACGGTATCGAACACCTCGTCGATGTCGAGGGGTGTCGCGTTCAGATATTTTTCCAGGTAAAAGTTCTTTTCCGGGAGTACTGATTCCAGGCGTTCACGAAAACGGTCCGGGTTGGAGAGCTCGCCTGCGCGGAATCCAATCCGAGACGCCTTGTCCTCGTATGCGGGGCCGATTCCCCGGCCGGTGGTGCCGATCTTACCCTTCTTTCGCTTGGCCTCCCGGGCCAGATCGATGCTTTTGTGGTAGGGCATGATGATGTGCGCCTGTTCGCTGATCTTGAGCGTTTCACTGTCCGTGAAATAACCCTTATCCCTCAGATCGTTCATCTCCTGGACCAGCACCGCCGGATCGATAACCACGCCGTTGCCGATAATGCAGAGATTTCCCGCATGCAGGATACCCGAGGGGATCAGATGGAGTATGACCTGTTTCCCCCCAACCACCAGTGTGTGTCCGGCGTTATTGCCGCCCTGAAACCTGACGATAACATCCGCCTGTTCCGAAAGCAGGTCAACGATTTTTCCCTTGCCCTCGTCTCCCCACTGGGTTCCGATTATGACAATTTGAGACACGTCCTTCTCCCTCTCTTAACTTCTTCTATATTCGCGATCGGGGGCTCTTGTCTGTATCGTGCAGACAAAATAATCCGTAACGCGGCACAAGCGGCGCCGCGACGAAACGGGACGCACTTTTGCGTCCTGTGATTATATGGATTATCTTTAGAGCTTGACCTGTTGCACGGTGAGCACGTGCGGGAGTTCTTTCAGTTTTTTCATTACCTCCGGGGGGACGTCGTCGTCCACCGAGAGAATCACAAGCGCCGTCCCGCCCATCTTCGTTCGTGCCATGTGCATCAGCGCCAGATTAATGTTATTTTCGCCCAGCAAGGTGCCGATCGATCCGACGACGCCCGGTTTGTCGTTGTTTTTCAGCACCAGCATGATCCCGTGGGGGATGGCCTCGAGCTTGAATTCGTTTAGCTCCAGAATGCGGGGATTATCCACGCCGAAATTTGTCCCGGCGATGACCCGATTCCCCTGCTGTGTTTTCGCGGTGAGCCTGACCATGTTGGTGTATCCGCCGGCCTGTTCGCTTTTGGATTCCACCACCTTGATGCCCCGCTCTTTCGCGATGATGGGCGCGTTTACGTAATTGGCCTTTTCCTCCAGGATCGGCTCGAAAATCCCCTTGAGAAACGCAACGGTAATCGGCGGGGTTTCCAGATTCGTCACCTCGCCCAGGTATTCGATGTTGACCTCGGTGAGTCCCGGCAGACCGAGCTGAGACAGAAACGAGCCGAGTATCTCCGCCAGGTGGATGTAGGGCTGGATTTCCGTCGCCGCCTCGGGACTGACGGACGGCATGTTCAGGGCGTTTCTGACGATTCCCCGGGTGAGATAATCAACGATCTGTTCCGCCACCGCCACCGCCACATTCACCTGGGCCTCTTCAGTGGACGCCCCCAGGTGAGGCGTTAGGACGACCCGCTCGTGTTCCATCAGGGGGCTGGAATCCGGCGGCTCCTTTGAGAAGACGTCCAGCGCCGCTCCGCCCACGATCCCCTCGTTGAGCGCCCACAGGAGATCGTCCTCGTTGACGATGCCGCCGCGGGCGCAGTTGACGACCAACACCCCACGTTTCATCTTTGAGAAGGCGTCTTTATTGAGGAGGTTGAGCGTTTCATCGGTCTTCGGACTGTGGATGGTGATGATGTCCGCTCGGGCGAACAGCTCATCCAGTTCGACAAGCTCCACGCCCAGCTTCTCCACCGCCTCCTGGCTGATGAAGGGATCGTGCGCGATGACGTTCATCCTGAGTCCCTGGGCCCGTAATGTAACGATTTTCCCAATGTTTCCCAGGCCCAGAACGCCCAAGGTCTTGTTGAAGACCTCTTTTCCGATGAATTTTTTCTTTTCCCACAGGCCCTGCCGCATGGACTGGGTCGCCTGGGGGATGTTTCGGGAAAGGGACAGCATCATTGCGATGGAGTGCTCGGCGGTGGTGATGGTGTTCCCGCCGGGGGTGTTCATTACCACGATGCCCCGCTTGCTGGCGGCGGGTATATCCACGTTATCCACGCCGATTCCCGCCCGCCCGACGACCTTGAGGTTGTCGGCGGCTTCGATGATGTCCACGGTTACTTTTGTGGCGGATCGAATGGCCAGGCCGTGATACTGACCGATGATCTCTTTCAACTCATCGGGGGAAAGACCCGTCTTGACGTCCACCTCGATGCCGTCGGCGTTTTTAAAAATATCGATGCCCTTTTCGGACATGCTGTCGCTGACAAGAACCTTTTTCATTGTTCTATCCTCAGTCCATGTCCGTGAGAAGTTCCTGAGCAACCCGGACGCCGCTCCCCAGCTCGATAGTGGCGCCGAGCCCCTTCAACGTCATTTCCAGGGCCGCCAGGGTCATAATGATATCGTATCTGTCCACGTAGCCCATGTGAGCGATGCGAAAGATTTTCCCCTTGAGCTGGCTCTGCCCCCCTGCGATGGTGATCCCGTGGGTTTCACGAAGGCTCTTTACCACCGCCTGGCCGTCGATATCCGGCGGAGACTGGATGGCGGTGATGGAGCCGGACGGGGAGGTGGGGGCGAAAAGGCTCAGCCCCATACCGAGAGCCGCCTTCCTGGTGGCGTCGGCCATTTTTTCATAGCGGGAGAAAAGCTTTTTCAGCCCGATCTCATTGATGATATTCAACGCCTCTTTGAGTCCCACGATGAGGGATATGGCCGGCGTATAGGCGGTTTGATTCTTCAGGAGGTTCTTCTGCTCCTTGGCGAAGTTAAAATAGTATTTCGGAAGATTCGATCGCTTTACGAATTCCCAGGCCTTTTCGGAGACCGAGGCGAAGGCAAGCCCCGGCGGGAGCATCAGGCCTTTCTGGGAACCGGAAACCACCACGTCGAGGCCCCAGTCGTCCACCGGAAGATTGATGACCCCCAGGGCGCTGATGGCGTCGACGATGAGAATGGTATCGTCTTTTTTCCGGACGATGTCGGCGATTTCCTTTATAGGGTGTCCCACGCCGGTGGATGTTTCCGACGCCTGGACCATGACCGCCTTGACGTTCTTGTTCGCGTCGAGGGCGTCTGCGATGGTTTTCGGATTCACCGCCTGACCCCAGGTGACGTCGATGTTGATGGGTGTAACGCCGTAGGCTTCGGAGATCTCCGCCCATCTCTCGCCGAACTTCCCGCCCCGGACGCAGATGACCTCGTCGCCCGCGGAGAGGGTGTTGGCGACCGCGGCCTCCATCGCGCCGGTGCCGGAGCTGGCGTGTATGATGACCTCGGTTTTCGTCTGGTAAAGGTTTTTCAGGCCGTCGCGGACCTCTTCCAAAATCTCCGAAAACAGCGGAGCGCGGTGATGGATGATCGGTTCCGACATGGCGGCTAAAACCCGCTCGGGGATAGGCGTCGGCCCCGGACTCATAAGGTAGGTTTTCATCGTTGCGTGTTCCTCGTACTAACGTTGTTCACACAAAATCATCTTACTATCAAAAATACTTCCATATGTCAAGAAAGAAAAAATGAACGGCGATTCATTGTCTGCACAGCCAGAGGGTGGCTTCCGACGGATGAATCGCGATTCGTCCCGGATCGGTCGAGCTTCCCTCGTCCCGATGGGAGGAGTGGATCACCTCCCACGCGCCGCCGCGATCGGGGATGGAGAACGTCTCTTTTCCGTGGGAAAAGTTGAGTGCCACACACGCCGTCTCGTTTTCATGGTGCCTCAGATAGCAGAACAGCCGATCAGGCGCATCGTTCAGAATGGTCAGGCCGCCCCGCAAAAGGGAGGGGAGAGTCTTTCGCTTCCAGAGGAGCCTGCGGTAGAAATTGAAGAGCGAATCGGGGTCCTCCTTCTGGGCCGCGACATTGATGGTCGTGTGGTTCGGATTGATGGGGAGCCAGGGGCTCTCCGATGCGGTGAATCCGGCACCGGCACTACCCTCCCACTGCATCGGCGTGCGGCACTTGTCTCGACTGAGGGGAAGCGGCCAGTATCTGATGCCCACCGGGTCCTTAATGTCTTTCTTTTTGATGTGAAGGTTCCGCATGCCGATCTCTTCGCCGTAGTAGAGAAACGGCGTGCCCCTGAGGGTCAACAGCATCATGGCAGATACCCGGGCCCGGTCCTGGGTGCTTTTTTCCGAGAGGGCGGCGTATCTGTGGATATGTCTTCCCGGCATGTCATGGTTGGAGAGGAAATAGGTGGGGTGGGCGCATGCGGGCAGCAGGCGTTCCCATGTCCTCACCGATTCGCGAAACTGCCTCGCCTTATATGAATTGAAGCAGAAATTGAAATAGAAACAGAGGTTCAGTCCGTCATTCCCGTCCCCGTAATAGGCGATCGCCTCTTCGGGATCCTCGATGAAGACCTCGCCCACCAGCATCCGCTCTCCCTTTTTCCCGTAGGAATCGACCAGGGCGCGCATCTCCTTGGCGACTCCGATCGCCTCGGGCAGGTCCTTGTCATAGAGGTGCCGCTGCATGTCGTATGGACGCGGGCCGATACAGTAGGGATTGCTCCTGAATTGATCGTCCTTGAAGGTGTGGTTGATCACGTCCAGGCGAAAGCCGTCGACCCCCTTGTCGAGCCAGAAGCGCATCTGGTCGAGCATGGCCTCTTTCAGCTCGGAATTGCGCCAGTTGACGTCCGGCTGCTGGGGGACGAAGTGGTGGTAGTAGAATTGGCCGGTCTTCTCGTCCCATTCCCACGCCGGGCCGCCGAACACGGACTGCCAGTTGTTGGGGCGGCGGCCCCGATAGGATCCCGGATCCCGCCAGATATACCAGTCCCGCTTCGGGTTGTCCCGGGAGCTTCTGGACTCCTCGAACCATTCATGGAGGTGCGAGGTGTGGTTCGGGACGAAGTCCAGCACGATCCTGATGTTTCTCTTGTGGGCCTCGACGAGCAACTCGTCGAAGTCCTCCATCGTTCCGAATGTCGGATCGATGGCCGTAAAGTCGGAGACGTCATAGCCGAAGTCGTACATGGGCGAGGCGAAGATGGGGGAGAGCCACAGGGCGTCGACACCCAGGGAATTCTCCGTCCCGTCGTTAAGATAATCGAGCCTCTCGATGATCCCGCGGAGGTCCCCGGTGCCGTCATTGTTGGCATCCATGAAGCTCCGGGGATAAATCTGATAGAATACCCCCTCCCGCCACCAGGACGAAGCGTTCGAGCTCTCTGCTTTTTGCGGCATGGTATAACCCTGTCTTTCGTGATAAAGGCGCACGTGAAAACAGTACACCAATTTAATTATCTATCAAAAAAGGGCGGGCGTGACAAGGAAAAAGCACCGTTTGCTTCATCGGGCGAAAGATGAGTTCTTTCTCTCCCTCGTTTGACATGAGGGGACGGACACATTATGATATGGGTGAACATCCAAAATCCGAAGACGGGAGGTATCATGATCGGTATCGGGAAAAGAAGAACGGGGCGTTTTACAGGCTTTTGTGGATTGACCGTCATCCTGTTGATCGTGTGCGGAAGTGTGTCCGCCTCCGGTGAGGATACACAGCCATGGAATGAAGTTAACCTAGGGATAATATCAGTCGCCGATCCTGAAGATTTCACCTTCGCCGTCTTCGGAGACGCCCAGGAGGGGGTGGACGTGTTCCCGGTGGTGCTGGATATGATGGACAACGACGCGGATATCTCCTTTGCCATCGGGGTGGGGGACCTGGTGACCACCGGAAGCGCCGAGAACTACGATTCGATGTCCCGGCTGCTTTCCGACCGGATGACCAAACCCCTGCTGTGGGTCGCGGGAAATCACGAGTACATGGCGGGGGGACGGACACGATATAAGACGCTCGTGGGGCCGGCGGATTTCTCCTTTGTCGTCGTGGATGTCACGTTCGTGATGCTGGATGGGGCGGATCCGTCCCGTCCCCCGGAGGAACGCGTCGCGTGGCTTGAACGGGAGCTCAATCGCGCCAGGGAGCGGGGGATGTGCCTGGTCTTCCTGCATCGACCGCTGTTCGATCCCCGGGGCGAGGGATATGCCGAAGCCCTGGACGAGACGTGGGCGGGAGAATTGCTGCGGCTCTTTCAGACGTATCGTGTGCACCACGTATTCTGCGGGCACGTCCACGGGAGCTTTCACGGTCGGTGGGAGGGGGTCCCGTACGCTGTGACCGGCGGAGCCGGGGGAACGCTGGACGGGGACGATCCGAATACCTACTTTTACCACTACCTGAAGGCAAACGTGAGTGGGAACGCCCTTCGCATCGGCACCGTACGGGTGCCGATTGAAAAAAACTCCGATGATTGATTCGATGCCGGGAGGTTTCGGTATCTCGGTCCATGTCCAGCGATTCATCTCCAAGAATTGACACAACCCATGTGAAAATGTTACCATTAACCTTCAAAATTTCATTGTTTCAAGGTCCGATCGACGATTGATCCGATGAGGTTTGTATGAGGGGAACGATTTTACATATCAGGAAACGAAAAGACAGGGGAACATCGATATCCATGAAGCAGAAGAACCTGGCTCAATACAAGGCGATCGTCGGCAATGAGACAGTCGATGAAATCTATGAAAAGGCGTTGGGACTCAAAGACAAACACGTTGTCTGCATCAGCTCCACCTACCAGGGCGGGGGCGTGGCCGAAATGCTCAACAGCATGATTCCCATGTTCAACGACGTGGGATTGGAATTCGGGTGGCGGATTCTCCATGGTTCGCCGGACTTTTTTACCATCACCAAGAAGTTTCACAACGCCATGCAGGGGGACAAGATTAACCTGTCCCAGAGAAAGAAGCAGATATACTCCGAGACGAACCGGCGGTTTGCGAAGTTCACCCACCTCGACCATGATCTGGTGGTGGTGCACGATCCCCAGCCGCTGCCCCTCATCGATTATTATGAGAAGAACCAGCCCTGGATACTGCGCCTGCACATCGACATCACTCATCCCAACCGGGAACTGTGGGAGTACCTGAAGGGATACATGGGAAAATACGATCACGTGGTCGTATCCCACGAGGACTACAAGAAGAAGGACCTGAAGGTTCCCCAATCCATTATATTCCCCACCATCGACCCCTTGACCATCAAGAACAAGCCCGTCACCGTCAACACCATAAACAACTACCTGACGAAGTTCGGCGTCAAGCCGGACAAACCCATCGTCTCCCAGGTGTCGCGGTTTGACAAGTTCAAGGATCCCAAGGGGGTGCTCAAAATATTCGAAAAGGTCAGAAAGGAGATCGACTGTCAGCTGATCCTGCTGGGGTCGCTGGCCACCGACGACCCCGAGGGACAGAAGATATTCGAGGACGTCAAGAAAGCCGCGGATAGAAGCTCGTTTCGGGACGATATCCACCTGATACTGGTGGATAACGACATCCTGGTAAACGCCGTCCAGAGCGCTTCGGCGGTGGTCGTCCAGAAATCGCTCCGGGAGGGGTTCGGACTGGTCGTGTCCGAGGCGCTGTATAAAAAGACCCCGGTGGTGGCGTCCAACGTGGGGGGCATTCCGTTCCAGGTGATCGACGGAGAGACCGGCTTTCTTCACGATCCGAAGGACGTGAACGGGTTTGCGGAAAGCGTCATCCGGCTTCTGAACGACGGGGTGCTCAGGGAAGAGCTGGGGGCGAGGGGGCACGACCACGTGAGGGACAATTTCCTCATCACCCGTCTGATGCTCGACTGGTTGAAGCTGTTGGAACAATATATATAAATAAACATGAGTACTCAGTGATCAGAGGAGGAAAGGAAGAAGACAATGAAACGTCTTCTGATCGTCTCAAACCGGCTGCCGGTGACGATCGAAAAAAAACAGGATACATATACATATAGACAGAGCGTCGGCGGACTGGCCACCGCCATCGGCTCTTTTTATCAGGAATACGAGAGCATCTGGGTGGGCTGGCCGGGCATCACGTCGGACAGATTGTCCCGGGAGGATCGGATTCCGGTGCGTGAACGCCTTATGGAGGAATATAAAAACCTCCCGGTGTTTCTCTCCAAAAAGGACCTGGAGCATTACTATCACGGATTTTCAAACAAGACCATCTGGCCGCTCTTTCATTATTTTACCGAATATACCGAATACGACCGGGAAAAGTGGAGATATTACAAGAAGGTCAATCAGGAATTCTTCGACGAGGTGATGACCGTCGCCCGTCCCGACGATACCATCTGGATTCAGGACTACCACCTGATGCTCCTGCCCGAGATGCTCCGAAAGCGGCTCCCGGGGGCGTCGATCGGCTTTTTTTTGCACATCCCCTTTCCCTCCTATGAGATTTTCCGCCTGCTGCCCTGGCGGGAGGAAATCCTTGAGGGGCTGATGGGCGCCGACCTGATCGGCTTCCATACCTACGAATACGCCCGCCACTTTTTGAGCAGTGTCCATCGTCTTTTGGGACATGATTATTCCATGGGCACCATTCATACCGGCGGGAGGGTGGTGAAGGTGGATACGTTTCCCATCGGCATCGATTTTGATACATTCAACACGGCCGCATTATTACCGGAGGTGAAGCGGGAGATAACCAAATTTAAAAAAGATATACTGGGACAAAAGGTGGTCCTCTCGGTGGATCGCTTGGACTATTCCAAGGGACTCCCGCTGCGCCTTGAGGCCATCGATGCGTTTCTGAAAAAATACCCGGAGTACCGCAAGAAGGTCGTCTTCATCCAGCTCATCGTCCCCTCACGGGAGCAGGTGGATTCCTACCGGATGATCAAGACCCGGGTGGACAACCTCATCGGACACATCAACGGCCACTACGGCCGGGTCGGGTGGGTTCCCATCTGGTATTTTTATCGCTCCATGCCCTTTTCCAAGCTCATGGCCCTCTACGCCCTCGCCGACGTGGCCCTTGTGACGCCGGTCAGGGACGGGATGAACCTGGTGGCGAAGGAGTACGTGGCGTCCAAGCGCACGGGAAGGGGAATGCTAATATTAAGCGAGATGGCCGGCGCCGCCCGGGAACTGGGGGAGGCGATCATCGTCAACCCGAACGATTCCGAGGATATCATCCGGGGGCTGAAGGATGCCCTGGAGATGCCCGAGGAGGAAAAGGCGGCCAGAATGTGCTCCATGCAGAAGCGCATCAAGCACTACGACGTGGTGCACTGGGCGCAGGATTTTTTCGCCTCCCTCGATCGCATCAAGGGGCACCAGGCGGAGATGGCGATGAAGCTTTTGACGGATTCGGCCCGGGAAAAGCTGCGCGCCCGCTATGCCGGCGCGGAAAAAAGGCTCTTTCTGTTGGATTACGACGGGACGCTGGCGCCGATTGTGGATCGCCCCGAGCGGGCCGGGCCGTCGGCGGCGATTTTGGAAATTCTGTCGTCCCTGGCTTCCAATGAGAGGAACGATCTCGTCGTCATCAGCGGCAGGGATCGTGAGACGCTGGATGCGTGGCTGTCCGACCTTCCGGTATCCTTCGTGGCCGAGCACGGTGCATGGATCAAGGACCGCCCCGGAGGCGAGTGGGAGATGATCGAGCCGCTTTCCGACGACTGGAAAGAGGACATACGACCCATCTTCGACCTGTTTACCGACCGCACTCCCGGCTCTTTCGTCGAGGAAAAGAAGTTTTCCCTGGTGTGGCACTATCGGAACGTCACCTCGGAGCTGGCCAACGATCGGGTCCGGGAGCTGGTGGACGAGCTGACCGGCCTGACCGCCAATATGAACCTCCAGGTGCTGGAGGGGAAAAAGGTGGTGGAGGTGAAGAACTCCGGCATCAACAAGGGACGGGCCGCCCAGCGCTGGCTGGGGGCGGACGGGCATGACTTCGTTCTGGCGGCGGGGGACGACTGGACCGACGAGGACCTCTTCGCCGCCCTGCCGGAAGGCGCCTGCTCCATACGCATCGGCCTCGTGGCGACCCAGGCGGCCTACAACCTGGAGCGCCAGAGAGACATGCAAGAGCTTCTGGGGGAGCTGGCGGGTATTAGCTAGAACAAAAAAGATGTGGTGTTGAAAGAGAAAATGTGGTATGAACAATCAATTATTGAATGTTATCTGAAAGAAGAAAAATGCGAATAAAGCAGATAAATGTAAAAAGCCTCTTTGGCATATTTAACCATGAAATACATTTAAACATGGATGAAAGGATCACAATTATTCATGGGCCAAATGGTATTGGGAAAACTTATATTTTGAGAATGTTACATTCGTTGTTTTATAGAAATTATCATCACTTTTTAGAATATCCATTCAAGGAATTCAAAGTTTTATTTGATGATGAAAGCGAAGTTATTGTAAATAGAATTGAAGGCAATAAAAAAGAGGG from Candidatus Zymogenaceae bacterium encodes the following:
- a CDS encoding metallophosphoesterase produces the protein MIGIGKRRTGRFTGFCGLTVILLIVCGSVSASGEDTQPWNEVNLGIISVADPEDFTFAVFGDAQEGVDVFPVVLDMMDNDADISFAIGVGDLVTTGSAENYDSMSRLLSDRMTKPLLWVAGNHEYMAGGRTRYKTLVGPADFSFVVVDVTFVMLDGADPSRPPEERVAWLERELNRARERGMCLVFLHRPLFDPRGEGYAEALDETWAGELLRLFQTYRVHHVFCGHVHGSFHGRWEGVPYAVTGGAGGTLDGDDPNTYFYHYLKANVSGNALRIGTVRVPIEKNSDD
- a CDS encoding glycosyltransferase, whose product is MKQKNLAQYKAIVGNETVDEIYEKALGLKDKHVVCISSTYQGGGVAEMLNSMIPMFNDVGLEFGWRILHGSPDFFTITKKFHNAMQGDKINLSQRKKQIYSETNRRFAKFTHLDHDLVVVHDPQPLPLIDYYEKNQPWILRLHIDITHPNRELWEYLKGYMGKYDHVVVSHEDYKKKDLKVPQSIIFPTIDPLTIKNKPVTVNTINNYLTKFGVKPDKPIVSQVSRFDKFKDPKGVLKIFEKVRKEIDCQLILLGSLATDDPEGQKIFEDVKKAADRSSFRDDIHLILVDNDILVNAVQSASAVVVQKSLREGFGLVVSEALYKKTPVVASNVGGIPFQVIDGETGFLHDPKDVNGFAESVIRLLNDGVLREELGARGHDHVRDNFLITRLMLDWLKLLEQYI
- a CDS encoding bifunctional alpha,alpha-trehalose-phosphate synthase (UDP-forming)/trehalose-phosphatase codes for the protein MKRLLIVSNRLPVTIEKKQDTYTYRQSVGGLATAIGSFYQEYESIWVGWPGITSDRLSREDRIPVRERLMEEYKNLPVFLSKKDLEHYYHGFSNKTIWPLFHYFTEYTEYDREKWRYYKKVNQEFFDEVMTVARPDDTIWIQDYHLMLLPEMLRKRLPGASIGFFLHIPFPSYEIFRLLPWREEILEGLMGADLIGFHTYEYARHFLSSVHRLLGHDYSMGTIHTGGRVVKVDTFPIGIDFDTFNTAALLPEVKREITKFKKDILGQKVVLSVDRLDYSKGLPLRLEAIDAFLKKYPEYRKKVVFIQLIVPSREQVDSYRMIKTRVDNLIGHINGHYGRVGWVPIWYFYRSMPFSKLMALYALADVALVTPVRDGMNLVAKEYVASKRTGRGMLILSEMAGAARELGEAIIVNPNDSEDIIRGLKDALEMPEEEKAARMCSMQKRIKHYDVVHWAQDFFASLDRIKGHQAEMAMKLLTDSAREKLRARYAGAEKRLFLLDYDGTLAPIVDRPERAGPSAAILEILSSLASNERNDLVVISGRDRETLDAWLSDLPVSFVAEHGAWIKDRPGGEWEMIEPLSDDWKEDIRPIFDLFTDRTPGSFVEEKKFSLVWHYRNVTSELANDRVRELVDELTGLTANMNLQVLEGKKVVEVKNSGINKGRAAQRWLGADGHDFVLAAGDDWTDEDLFAALPEGACSIRIGLVATQAAYNLERQRDMQELLGELAGIS